ttaaattattaataaataatagagGCGATATTCCAGccattataatataaataataatacatgcggtataccgaccattatagcagggtatatatgatacaataaattttaccgaattgtAGAACGATCGTGTtaataacgtgttataaaaaaaatagaattttattgtatagaaaaaatttaaataagggcaaaattttatacccgtagaaaaagataacactgataacaAGAGACGATGTGTTATTCACTGTGTAAATAGTGCCACAGACCCaacattctttatatttttaaacatatgcggctcataacaaaatatatatatttcaaagatcttcaaaacataaatgcaaaaaaaaaaatgtatcattGTTAGTAATCCTCTCAAGGACGATATCTCCGACCCCAACCCCGACCCCGACCAAGAGAAAAGCTTAATGGAGGACGGCCAGAAGAAGGGCGGACGGCCGGAACAGGGAAGAAGCCCGTAGCAGGACGGATAGCCGGAGCAGGGAGGGCGACCGGAGCAGGGAGGGCGACCGGAGCAGGGAGGGCGACCGGAGCAGGGAGGACGCCGGGAGCAGGGAGGACGCCGGGAGCAAGATTTCTCCAATGCGCAAGTTCATTGGCGATAGATGCAATCAAATCTTCATGTGTATTGATGATATATGGATGTATGAATTTAAGGCGAATTGCAGCAAGTAAACCCAACAAAGTTAATACTGCCTTACACCAAACTTCACGTGGACTGGTCTGTGTTTGAATTCCTCCTACCAAGAGTTGAAAACTAGAAAAAGCAGCAGAATACTGAGATGTTACCGCCTCCATGTCGGCGAAAGGCAAGAACCTCAAGGCCAAGTGGGACCAGTAGAGCGTAACAAAATAATGACGCAcctgtaaaaatataattaagtcAGACGAATCAATagacaaattataaattattgtaaattaaaaatagacAAACCAGAAAAGGTAGTTACTTGCATGTCCAATATAAGTCTGGAACGATTGAAAACCATAATATTCTTCAAAGTAGGACGTCCTATTGTAAGGGTGTTTGAGAATATCGACGATGGTAAAATATAtctgaatagaaaaaaaatcatttcatgAAAAAGTTCAAATTCAATGATTTTAGTTTAATTCATGATGTTTACCTTAAACAGTTTGTTGGCCATATCCTCTTCAGTCACATTTGGAGGAGTGTGAGAGGCCGCTATTAGCCAGCGACGGGTATGAGGCAATGTGCAAAAATTTATGGATGTGTGATGAGGAGCATCCATAAAGCACTGTAGAATAGAAAACATAGAAAATTTAGTATGCTAAGTAAATTGGTAAATAAAGGACAGAACTTAAATAATTACCAGACTACAGATGTCATCCGACTGATTGGATCTATGGGAGAAAGCCCAATTATAGCCAAACGGATCGCGCAATTTTGCGACAATCCCTCTCGATGCTTCAGACTCAGTGATTAACTCTGTTTGATTTAATGCTCCACGTGTAATCGCAGCATCCATAACAGCTTTAACATCAACGGCCAATTGAATTTGGGTTTGGGAACCACTAATCAAAATGAGAAACAGAAACTAAGTTAGAACAAATAAAGACTAAAAAGTAAAGGAAGGTTCAAAAAGATACCAATTTGGATCGATATTTCCTTTTGAGATAACCAGAAAATTCCGAGCAAGTTTAAGTTCAACTTGAGCAAGCGTAAAGCTTTTCTTCAATACTGCCCCAAATACAGTATTATAGAAAGTAGATGCAGCAGCAACACCATCGGGATCCATTAAAAGATGGTATTTAAGATTCTTCCACGAAAAGGAAGCCATGTTCCCTgtatcaaaaagaaaacaaaataatgaacaTTTCATCAAAAGCGATCAGAAAAGATCTGAATAAAAACATAGCGCAAAAAGAGAGTTGAGCAGAGCGTATACAAGTAAACTTAGGCGATATAAGTAAATTTGCTTAGGTGACTAAACAAATCTGAGATTAAAACAAGTTAAGCATCCGTGGCTCAAAATATGCAAATATGACAACCTAACCAGCAACATTTGAATAGAGATTATAGAGGTCATAAGAAAACCTGCAAATCGTGGTGGAATATCTCtgtagaaagagagagagagatgcgaCTTTCGAAAACAAGCCTGAAAAGAACAGACGAACGATTTCAAGTAAGCAGACATGGATAGAAACAGGGAAATGAAAGATGAGAAGAGGAGAGATAAAAATGCATCAAACCTGAGACTCGGTTGAATATCTCGCCGGTGAGGGAGAGTCGACTTTTGAAAAACCCTAGAGATTGAAACAACGAACCGAAAGCCACTAAATATCAGGGCATTAAATCATATTGGGCCGAATAGTATTGGGCTTTGGGTATGTGGGACACGGCAATTAAACCATTGTGGTATGGGATTGACCCATAGAGAATTACCACTGAaaatcatatagttttttttttaaaaaacatagaaaacgaTTTCATAAAATCATCCGAATgaaacagaaaaacaaaacaaaaagaaacatctAAGACCATTCCTAATCAGCGATCAAGGATGTGGGTTTAAGCCCTCATCATCATCCCTACCAGGATCAAGGATCTGAGATTGGTCATCATCAACTTGACCACCGGATTTGAGTTTgccattaaaaagaaaaagaataacgTAAGGGTACAAGAGAATCATAAAACGATTTTGGTAAAACATCATAACGAACAAGAGATTAAAACCAAAACTTATGAACAAACAAACGCCTAAGAAGAAGTTTTGATGAAAGAAGAAACATAATGAGAATGAGAACGCATGCGGGACGTATTTAAAGAACATGGGTGGGGTCAGATTAGGTAGGGCGCAAGCGCAATTGCCGCTTACGTTTCTAATTAATGGCGCAAATTTCGCGTGATATCTTACCTAAACCTATTTTTATACTCCCTTCGTTTCATAATATAAGGCTATGACCGGTGACCTTTTCGGAAACACGAGGAACGAATAGGAAAAGAACGTATAGGAATAAAATGgcaggaatgaaaaggaatgcttgttccttatcaaatttaacaatgaatgcttttgttctatatttctctacaaaaaaaagaatgaagaggaacaaaaaggaaaaactatTCCTTGTGAATACTGAATTTTTTTGGGAATGATAAGGAATTCAGTGTTACCTTTCGTTCCTTGGTC
The window above is part of the Brassica napus cultivar Da-Ae chromosome C3, Da-Ae, whole genome shotgun sequence genome. Proteins encoded here:
- the LOC106361905 gene encoding uncharacterized protein LOC106361905 isoform X1, which produces MASFSWKNLKYHLLMDPDGVAAASTFYNTVFGAVLKKSFTLAQVELKLARNFLVISKGNIDPNCGSQTQIQLAVDVKAVMDAAITRGALNQTELITESEASRGIVAKLRDPFGYNWAFSHRSNQSDDICSLCFMDAPHHTSINFCTLPHTRRWLIAASHTPPNVTEEDMANKLFKIYFTIVDILKHPYNRTSYFEEYYGFQSFQTYIGHVRHYFVTLYWSHLALRFLPFADMEAVTSQYSAAFSSFQLLVGGIQTQTSPREVWCKAVLTLLGLLAAIRLKFIHPYIINTHEDLIASIANELAHWRNLAPGVLPAPGVLPAPVALPAPVALPAPVALPAPAIRPATGFFPVPAVRPSSGRPPLSFSLGRGRGWGRRYRP
- the LOC106361905 gene encoding uncharacterized protein LOC106361905 isoform X2, whose translation is MASFSWKNLKYHLLMDPDGVAAASTFYNTVFGAVLKKSFTLAQVELKLARNFLVISKGNIDPNCGSQTQIQLAVDVKAVMDAAITRGALNQTELITESEASRGIVAKLRDPFGYNWAFSHRSNQSDDICSLCFMDAPHHTSINFCTLPHTRRWLIAASHTPPNVTEEDMANKLFKIYFTIVDILKHPYNRTSYFEEYYGFQSFQTYIGHASASLFCYALLVPLGLEVLAFRRHGGGNISVFCCFF
- the LOC106361905 gene encoding uncharacterized protein LOC106361905 isoform X3, whose amino-acid sequence is MASFSWKNLKYHLLMDPDGVAAASTFYNTVFGAVLKKSFTLAQVELKLARNFLVISKGNIDPNCGSQTQIQLAVDVKAVMDAAITRGALNQTELITESEASRGIVAKLRDPFGYNWAFSHRSNQSDDICSLCFMDAPHHTSINFCTLPHTRRWLIAASHTPPNVTEEDMANKLFKIYFTIVDILKHPYNRTSYFEEYYGFQSFQTYIGHASNYLFWCVIILLRSTGPTWP